From Psychrobacillus sp. FSL K6-2836, a single genomic window includes:
- a CDS encoding sensor histidine kinase, with amino-acid sequence MIYWKSGDGDIKKILSFMDWGIFALRLYHYILLLSQFFTESELSNRTLLNFIWLMIALIIPMIFWFPQRRMNKVWFCILELLLGGSYYVNSVFDPDLTSKADYLLPSLTMGYLLTKQTFWIIPAVTLIPFTFQSFLRLPWEQTLSIGADNLLFCFIGLWVSLIAKAYYQKNELVAEVEQQNKLLTHYADEIEKMTLLEERNRMSKELHDTLGHSFISLIMSLDASIALLDRKPAEVKGRLIRLRALAEQNLDEMRNIVHEMGEEEESNLTRQVEALAVSFREYTGTVLTLNLFGIEQPMRFEVRQTILRVIQESFTNALKHGKASQLHLELRFSESNLQLLIQNNGKPIENNLEYGFGLTTMKHRVERLGGRLFVSPKVGNEAITEVSCEIPLKGLMLHGEN; translated from the coding sequence GTGATTTATTGGAAAAGTGGGGATGGCGATATAAAAAAAATATTATCTTTCATGGATTGGGGCATATTTGCCCTGCGTTTATACCATTATATTTTGCTATTGTCGCAGTTTTTCACAGAAAGTGAGCTTTCGAACAGAACATTGTTAAACTTCATCTGGTTGATGATAGCACTTATCATCCCTATGATATTTTGGTTTCCTCAACGAAGGATGAACAAAGTCTGGTTCTGCATACTGGAGCTATTGCTAGGCGGTTCTTATTATGTGAATTCCGTCTTCGATCCGGATTTGACATCAAAAGCAGACTACTTGTTACCGAGTCTTACAATGGGATACTTATTGACTAAGCAGACGTTTTGGATCATTCCTGCGGTTACTTTGATTCCTTTTACCTTTCAGTCTTTCTTAAGATTACCTTGGGAACAAACCCTGAGTATCGGAGCAGACAATCTGTTATTCTGCTTCATCGGCTTATGGGTAAGCTTAATAGCCAAAGCGTATTATCAGAAAAATGAACTGGTAGCTGAAGTGGAGCAACAAAATAAGCTGTTAACCCACTATGCAGATGAGATTGAGAAGATGACTTTACTTGAAGAGCGCAACCGCATGTCCAAGGAACTTCATGATACACTGGGGCACTCTTTTATCTCACTCATTATGAGTCTTGATGCTTCCATTGCCCTTTTGGATCGTAAACCTGCCGAGGTAAAAGGTCGGTTAATTCGTTTAAGAGCATTAGCTGAACAAAACCTGGACGAAATGAGAAACATTGTCCACGAGATGGGAGAAGAAGAGGAGTCGAATCTTACACGACAAGTTGAGGCGCTTGCGGTCAGTTTCCGGGAGTACACTGGAACAGTCCTCACTTTGAATCTGTTTGGAATAGAGCAGCCGATGCGTTTTGAAGTTCGACAAACTATCCTTCGAGTCATTCAGGAGTCTTTTACAAACGCACTAAAACATGGAAAAGCGTCTCAACTGCATTTGGAGCTTCGATTTTCCGAGTCCAATTTGCAATTGTTAATTCAGAATAATGGAAAACCGATTGAAAACAATTTGGAATATGGCTTTGGCTTGACTACTATGAAACATCGAGTTGAGCGATTGGGAGGTAGACTGTTTGTGTCACCTAAAGTGGGAAATGAAGCAATCACCGAAGTCAGTTGTGAAATTCCGCTGAAAGGATTGATGCTGCATGGCGAAAATTAA
- a CDS encoding GyrI-like domain-containing protein yields MKTKVIYGNKVRTNNHDSSIFSKKWEEFLQNKVNGDIYAIYGNYESDFTGDFDFMIGTEENTGEDSFTIANGEYYIWEVKSKDPSGVGQAWREIWESDLPRAYKTDFEVYKTNGSIAIYLSILSKS; encoded by the coding sequence GTGAAAACTAAAGTGATTTACGGAAATAAAGTGAGAACAAACAATCATGATAGTAGTATATTTTCTAAAAAATGGGAGGAGTTCTTACAGAACAAAGTTAATGGTGATATTTATGCCATATATGGTAACTATGAAAGTGATTTTACTGGTGACTTTGACTTCATGATTGGCACGGAGGAAAATACCGGAGAAGATAGCTTTACTATCGCAAATGGAGAATATTATATTTGGGAAGTCAAGTCAAAAGATCCAAGTGGTGTTGGTCAAGCATGGAGAGAAATTTGGGAAAGTGATTTGCCGAGAGCTTATAAAACAGATTTTGAAGTTTATAAAACAAACGGAAGTATAGCCATTTATTTATCCATTTTATCTAAGTCGTAA
- a CDS encoding helix-turn-helix transcriptional regulator yields MTKVERLLSILVTLLNREVVSADELAKKLEVSKRTIYRDIESLGLSGLPVVTIHGRNGGVGLMPSYKMDKYLFSDEEKQKIIESLKIQHNILQEDNQVLIEKLENLKGNDESFNHLSYYSPTMHRIEIEQETKEKLATLRGAILQKKKLKIKYISLNGDITSRVISPSNIVLTNGSWYLEAYCEKRKDRRMFKLTRIREQLLIDEESTSIEGKEFNITTIYEQAELTFHRNQLGKLYDFFLEEEIEIRSNYIKVTFKYDSNRNLIPFLLMFGSTVDVIKPQTLKQEYYNELNKIHKKINDDNQLSYIP; encoded by the coding sequence ATGACAAAAGTTGAACGACTATTATCTATACTAGTCACTTTATTAAATAGGGAAGTAGTATCAGCAGATGAACTAGCCAAAAAGCTAGAAGTTAGTAAAAGAACGATTTATAGAGATATCGAATCATTAGGATTATCAGGGCTTCCAGTCGTAACTATTCACGGTCGAAATGGAGGCGTTGGATTGATGCCTTCCTACAAAATGGACAAATACTTGTTTTCTGATGAGGAGAAACAAAAAATTATAGAATCTTTAAAAATACAGCATAATATATTGCAAGAGGATAACCAAGTTCTCATAGAAAAGTTGGAGAATCTAAAAGGAAATGATGAATCTTTTAATCACCTTTCCTATTATTCTCCCACTATGCATAGAATAGAAATCGAACAGGAAACCAAGGAAAAGCTAGCAACTTTAAGAGGAGCAATATTACAGAAAAAAAAGCTGAAAATAAAATACATTTCTTTAAATGGAGATATTACTAGCCGTGTTATTTCTCCCAGTAACATAGTTTTAACAAATGGTAGCTGGTATCTGGAAGCATATTGTGAAAAAAGAAAAGATAGAAGAATGTTCAAGCTTACCCGAATTAGAGAGCAGCTCTTAATAGATGAAGAATCTACCTCAATAGAAGGAAAAGAATTTAACATAACAACTATTTATGAGCAAGCTGAACTAACTTTCCATAGAAATCAGTTAGGCAAGTTATATGATTTTTTCTTGGAAGAAGAAATTGAAATTAGAAGCAATTATATAAAAGTCACTTTCAAATATGACAGTAATAGAAATCTGATACCTTTTTTATTAATGTTCGGTAGTACTGTTGATGTGATAAAACCACAGACATTGAAACAAGAATATTACAATGAATTAAATAAAATCCACAAAAAAATAAATGATGACAATCAGTTGTCATATATACCATGA
- a CDS encoding NCS2 family permease produces MKKYFRFEELGTNYRNEIIGGLTTFLAMAYILVVNPMTLSLETVEGLPEFMYMDKGSVFTATAIAAAIGSILMGAIARYPIALAPGMGLNAFFAYTVVLTYEIPWQIALTGVLFSGIIFIILSLSGIRETIINAIPAELKYAVGAGIGLFITFVGLQNSKIIVSNPDTVVSLGDLSDPNILLTIFGLVITVIMMVKGVKGGIFYGMLITAIVGMIFSLVALPDAIVGSVPDMGPTFGAAFDVFFDNPTALLTTQFLVIVLTFLFVDFFDTAGTLISVANQAGLMKNDKLPRAGKALLADSIATVAGAVSGTSTTTSYVESTAGVAAGARTGFAAIVTGVLFLLSLFFYPVLSVVTSYVTAPALIIVGVLMVSALGQIDWKRFEIAVPAFFVILAMPLTYSIATGIAIGFLFYPITMIVAGRIKEIHPIMYGLWVVFLCYFIFL; encoded by the coding sequence ATGAAAAAGTATTTTCGATTTGAAGAACTAGGTACAAATTATCGGAATGAGATTATCGGTGGTCTAACTACTTTCTTGGCGATGGCTTATATTCTAGTTGTTAACCCAATGACATTATCTCTGGAAACGGTAGAAGGGTTACCAGAATTTATGTATATGGATAAAGGATCAGTATTTACAGCAACAGCAATCGCCGCTGCAATTGGTTCTATTCTTATGGGGGCAATAGCAAGATATCCAATTGCGCTAGCTCCAGGTATGGGACTCAATGCATTCTTTGCATATACAGTAGTATTAACTTATGAAATTCCGTGGCAGATTGCTTTAACTGGGGTTCTATTCTCAGGTATTATCTTTATTATTCTTTCATTATCCGGTATTCGTGAAACAATTATCAATGCAATCCCTGCAGAGTTAAAGTATGCAGTGGGTGCAGGTATCGGTTTATTTATCACATTTGTAGGTTTACAAAATTCTAAAATCATTGTTTCAAATCCAGATACAGTAGTTTCCTTAGGAGATCTATCTGATCCTAACATTTTATTAACAATCTTCGGACTTGTTATAACTGTTATTATGATGGTAAAAGGTGTTAAAGGTGGGATTTTCTACGGCATGCTGATTACAGCTATTGTCGGAATGATCTTCAGCTTAGTGGCTTTACCTGATGCAATAGTAGGAAGCGTTCCAGATATGGGACCAACATTCGGTGCTGCATTTGATGTATTCTTCGATAATCCAACAGCACTACTTACGACTCAGTTTTTAGTGATAGTACTAACATTCTTATTCGTAGATTTCTTTGATACCGCAGGAACACTAATTTCTGTTGCTAACCAAGCAGGTTTAATGAAAAATGATAAACTTCCGCGCGCTGGTAAAGCGTTATTGGCAGATTCAATTGCAACAGTAGCAGGTGCAGTTTCAGGTACTTCAACTACTACTTCATATGTAGAGTCTACAGCGGGTGTTGCAGCAGGTGCTCGTACTGGATTTGCAGCTATCGTCACTGGTGTATTGTTCTTGTTATCGTTATTCTTCTATCCGGTATTAAGTGTTGTTACTTCATATGTAACTGCACCAGCATTAATCATCGTAGGTGTATTGATGGTATCGGCTTTAGGGCAAATTGATTGGAAGAGATTTGAGATTGCTGTTCCGGCATTTTTCGTTATCCTAGCAATGCCACTTACGTACTCAATCGCAACTGGTATCGCAATCGGATTTTTATTCTATCCAATTACTATGATCGTTGCTGGTAGAATAAAAGAAATTCACCCAATCATGTATGGTCTCTGGGTAGTATTCCTTTGTTACTTTATCTTCTTATAA
- a CDS encoding transposase — MHGQFRKRYTQTTQEQKMYAVQEVLKNGRGRKELAEELNVSVNSITTWIRKFKETGKNGITSYSQDEIMRLKEIEKKYNEQKEMESLKKLPIYIHVKKLPYPKKVKKL; from the coding sequence ATGCATGGACAATTTAGGAAAAGATATACGCAAACAACACAAGAACAAAAGATGTATGCAGTACAAGAAGTACTTAAAAATGGACGAGGACGCAAAGAGCTAGCAGAAGAATTGAATGTGAGTGTCAATTCAATCACGACATGGATAAGAAAGTTTAAAGAAACTGGGAAAAATGGTATCACCTCCTATTCACAAGACGAAATAATGCGTCTTAAAGAGATTGAAAAAAAGTACAATGAACAGAAAGAAATGGAGTCACTAAAAAAACTCCCCATTTATATACACGTGAAAAAACTACCGTATCCCAAAAAGGTAAAGAAGCTATGA
- a CDS encoding DUF2179 domain-containing protein has product MDSSAILMVVIIFSINIVYVTFFTLRMILTLKGYRYVAALISMVEVVIYIVGLGLVLDNLNEIQNLVAYAVGYGTGVIIGTKIEEKMALGYIMVNAISTEMDLNLPEILRVEGYGVTDWQANGREGNRQALQILTPRRYELKLYLRLKELDPKIFIISYEAKTIHGGFWVKSVKKGKLFK; this is encoded by the coding sequence ATGGATTCATCTGCGATCTTAATGGTTGTCATTATCTTTTCTATAAATATTGTCTATGTCACTTTCTTTACTTTGCGAATGATTCTTACATTAAAGGGATACCGCTATGTCGCTGCACTAATAAGCATGGTAGAAGTGGTAATTTATATAGTAGGATTAGGTCTAGTTTTAGATAACTTAAATGAGATTCAAAATTTGGTTGCTTATGCAGTAGGGTATGGCACTGGGGTTATTATCGGAACGAAGATTGAAGAAAAAATGGCGCTTGGGTATATTATGGTTAATGCAATTTCTACCGAAATGGATTTAAATTTACCGGAAATTTTAAGAGTAGAAGGATATGGCGTGACTGATTGGCAAGCAAATGGTCGTGAAGGGAATAGACAAGCTCTTCAAATCTTAACTCCACGTAGATATGAGTTAAAGTTATATTTGAGACTAAAAGAACTTGATCCGAAAATTTTTATTATCTCATACGAAGCTAAAACGATTCACGGCGGATTTTGGGTAAAATCAGTGAAGAAAGGGAAATTATTTAAATGA
- a CDS encoding NETI motif-containing protein, whose amino-acid sequence MKKETKWFEVEENETITECIERMTKDGFQIAGRREEPLFAEVDGQPVPVRQLIMLKGIKELK is encoded by the coding sequence ATGAAGAAAGAAACAAAATGGTTTGAAGTAGAAGAGAATGAAACTATTACTGAGTGTATAGAAAGAATGACTAAAGATGGCTTCCAGATTGCAGGGCGGAGAGAGGAGCCGCTTTTTGCAGAGGTTGACGGTCAACCTGTTCCTGTTAGACAATTAATAATGTTAAAGGGAATTAAAGAATTAAAGTAG
- the purE gene encoding 5-(carboxyamino)imidazole ribonucleotide mutase, with translation MNTKIGVIMGSSSDWETMKYSCEILEELHIPYEKRVVSAHRTPDLMFEYAEEARSRGIQVIIAGAGGAAHLPGMVAAKTILPVIGVPVQSKALNGLDSLLSIVQMPGGVPVATVAIGKAGATNAGLLAAQILSILDHELAERLEKRREDTKNKVFESNGELQ, from the coding sequence TTGAATACAAAAATTGGTGTGATAATGGGTAGCTCTAGTGACTGGGAGACAATGAAATATAGCTGCGAGATTCTTGAGGAGCTTCATATACCTTATGAAAAACGAGTAGTATCTGCACATCGAACACCAGACTTAATGTTTGAATATGCAGAGGAAGCAAGATCACGTGGAATACAGGTGATTATTGCAGGAGCTGGAGGTGCAGCACATTTACCAGGTATGGTTGCAGCCAAGACAATACTTCCAGTTATCGGGGTGCCAGTTCAATCTAAAGCACTAAACGGATTAGATTCATTATTATCGATTGTTCAAATGCCAGGTGGGGTACCGGTGGCAACTGTTGCAATAGGAAAGGCTGGAGCTACAAATGCAGGATTACTTGCCGCTCAAATCCTTTCTATCCTAGATCATGAGTTAGCAGAACGTCTTGAAAAGCGAAGAGAAGATACGAAAAACAAAGTATTTGAAAGCAATGGTGAACTTCAATGA
- the purK gene encoding 5-(carboxyamino)imidazole ribonucleotide synthase — MTKVIYPGQTIGIIGGGQLGRMMALAAKEAGFKVAVLDPTIDSPCGQVSDIQIVAPYNDETALEELAEVSDVITYEFENIDYAGLKRLSEIAYVPQGAELVRITQDRILEKKEIQSAGVPIAKFVEAITYEELEQRIDKVGFPCVVKTSRGGYDGKGQQIIQTKDQLPLAKSLFAHSACIAEAFVPFTKEISVIVQRNGSGDTYCLPIGENIHVNHILHETIVPARIDESLSTKAIESAEKIANRLNLIGTLAVEMFVLENNELLINELAPRPHNSGHYSIETCNISQFHQHVRAICGWPLRKPKLWTETVMVNILGQHVIPLTNNLAKYPNWSVHLYGKSEAKENRKMGHVTILSTDVEQTLKEIEQSKIWL; from the coding sequence ATGACAAAAGTAATTTATCCAGGACAGACGATAGGAATTATTGGTGGCGGGCAGCTTGGTAGAATGATGGCACTAGCTGCAAAGGAAGCTGGATTTAAGGTAGCGGTTTTAGATCCTACGATAGATTCACCTTGTGGACAAGTTTCCGATATACAAATTGTTGCCCCGTACAATGATGAGACTGCGTTAGAGGAGTTAGCAGAGGTCAGCGATGTCATAACTTATGAGTTTGAAAATATTGATTATGCTGGATTAAAGAGACTATCAGAAATTGCGTATGTTCCTCAAGGAGCGGAATTAGTGAGAATCACTCAAGATCGTATTCTTGAAAAAAAAGAAATCCAGTCAGCTGGTGTTCCTATTGCGAAATTTGTCGAAGCTATTACGTATGAAGAGTTAGAGCAAAGAATTGATAAAGTAGGCTTTCCATGTGTAGTTAAGACCTCTCGTGGAGGATATGACGGCAAAGGGCAGCAAATAATTCAAACAAAAGATCAACTACCTTTAGCAAAATCTTTGTTTGCTCATTCGGCTTGTATCGCAGAAGCGTTTGTTCCATTTACGAAGGAAATATCTGTCATTGTACAGCGTAATGGAAGTGGTGACACATATTGCTTACCGATTGGTGAAAATATTCATGTAAATCATATTTTGCATGAAACAATTGTGCCAGCTCGTATTGATGAATCACTTTCTACAAAAGCTATAGAGTCCGCTGAAAAAATTGCCAACCGTCTAAATTTAATAGGTACACTTGCGGTTGAAATGTTTGTTTTAGAGAATAATGAACTATTAATAAACGAATTAGCACCGAGACCACATAATTCAGGTCACTACTCAATCGAAACTTGTAATATCTCTCAATTCCATCAGCATGTTAGAGCTATCTGCGGATGGCCACTAAGAAAGCCAAAGCTTTGGACAGAAACAGTAATGGTGAATATATTAGGCCAGCATGTGATACCTCTAACAAATAATCTTGCCAAATATCCAAATTGGTCGGTTCATCTATACGGCAAAAGCGAAGCGAAAGAGAATAGAAAGATGGGGCATGTAACAATCCTATCAACAGATGTAGAGCAGACATTAAAGGAAATAGAACAATCTAAAATTTGGTTATAA
- the purB gene encoding adenylosuccinate lyase, translated as MIERYTRPEMGAIWTEQNKYNAWLEVEILACEAWAEIGDIPKEDTVLLRKNASFDVERILEIEKETRHDVVAFTRAVSETLGEERKWVHYGLTSTDVVDTALSYIIKQANVVLRKDIENFIEILENKAKEHKYTVMMGRTHGVHAEPTTFGLKLALWTEEMKRNLERFEAAAKVIETGKMSGAVGTYANIDPFVEQYVCEKLGLAASPISTQTLQRDRHAQYLSVIALVATSIEKFATEIRGLQKSETREVEEFFSKGQKGSSAMPHKRNPIGSENMVGLSRLIRGYMMTAYENVALWHERDISHSSAERVILPDATIALNYMLNRFGNIVKNLTVFPENMKRNMDSTLGLIYSQRVLLALIDKGLARETAYDTVQPLAMQAWESQTAFRTFVDANEQVTSLLTKEELDDCFDYNYHIQHVDMIFERLGLN; from the coding sequence ATGATAGAACGTTATACCCGCCCAGAAATGGGAGCAATTTGGACAGAACAAAATAAATACAATGCATGGTTAGAAGTAGAAATCCTAGCTTGTGAGGCTTGGGCTGAAATTGGAGATATTCCAAAAGAAGATACAGTTCTTCTTCGTAAAAATGCTTCCTTTGATGTAGAACGCATTTTAGAAATTGAAAAAGAAACAAGACATGATGTAGTGGCTTTCACTCGTGCAGTATCAGAAACATTAGGAGAAGAGCGCAAATGGGTACATTATGGTCTTACTTCTACTGACGTAGTAGATACAGCTCTTTCTTATATCATCAAACAAGCAAACGTTGTTTTACGTAAAGATATTGAAAACTTTATCGAAATTTTAGAGAACAAAGCAAAAGAACATAAATACACAGTAATGATGGGGCGTACGCATGGAGTTCATGCAGAACCAACCACTTTCGGATTAAAGCTAGCTCTATGGACAGAGGAAATGAAACGTAACCTAGAACGTTTTGAAGCTGCAGCAAAGGTAATTGAAACAGGTAAAATGTCAGGTGCTGTTGGAACATATGCCAATATTGATCCATTTGTAGAGCAATATGTTTGTGAAAAATTAGGTTTAGCCGCATCACCAATTTCTACTCAAACATTACAACGTGATCGTCATGCACAATACTTAAGTGTTATAGCATTAGTTGCTACTTCTATTGAAAAATTTGCTACTGAAATTCGTGGTCTGCAAAAATCAGAAACGCGTGAAGTAGAGGAGTTCTTCTCAAAAGGTCAAAAAGGTTCATCTGCTATGCCGCATAAACGTAATCCAATTGGATCGGAAAATATGGTTGGACTATCAAGACTTATCCGTGGTTACATGATGACAGCATATGAAAACGTAGCATTATGGCATGAAAGAGATATTTCCCATTCATCTGCAGAACGTGTTATTTTACCAGATGCAACGATTGCTCTTAACTATATGTTAAACCGCTTTGGGAATATCGTGAAAAACTTAACTGTCTTCCCAGAGAATATGAAACGCAATATGGATTCTACTCTTGGATTAATCTACTCACAACGTGTGTTACTTGCATTAATCGACAAAGGCTTAGCTCGTGAAACAGCATACGACACTGTACAACCTCTTGCAATGCAAGCATGGGAATCTCAAACTGCTTTCCGCACTTTTGTGGATGCAAATGAGCAAGTTACTTCTTTATTAACAAAAGAAGAGTTAGATGATTGCTTTGACTACAACTATCACATTCAGCATGTAGACATGATTTTTGAACGTTTAGGACTTAACTAA
- the purC gene encoding phosphoribosylaminoimidazolesuccinocarboxamide synthase: MEKGRLLYEGKAKQLFETEDENILFVSYKDSATAFNGEKKENIDGKGILNNKITTILFEQLKSKGIESHFVEKISDNEQLVRKVDIIPLEVVVRNIAAGSLSKRLGMEEGTPLKYTIVEFYYKDDELGDPLLTNAHIELLALATPEEIETLQSQALEINQVLQPIFKEIGVTLVDFKLEFGKTANGEILLADEISPDTCRLWDDKTNNKLDKDVFRRNLGSLTEVYEIILSRLGGLSK; encoded by the coding sequence GTGGAAAAAGGTCGCCTATTATACGAAGGTAAAGCAAAACAATTATTCGAAACAGAAGATGAAAATATTTTGTTTGTATCCTATAAGGACAGTGCTACTGCATTTAACGGTGAGAAAAAGGAAAACATCGATGGAAAAGGTATTTTAAACAATAAAATTACAACGATCCTTTTCGAGCAACTAAAAAGCAAAGGAATTGAATCCCACTTTGTTGAGAAGATCTCAGACAATGAGCAACTTGTTCGCAAAGTGGATATCATTCCACTTGAAGTAGTAGTCCGTAATATTGCAGCTGGTAGTCTATCAAAGAGATTAGGAATGGAAGAAGGAACACCGTTAAAGTACACCATCGTTGAATTTTATTATAAGGATGATGAGCTTGGAGATCCACTACTTACAAATGCTCATATAGAATTACTAGCACTTGCTACACCAGAGGAAATAGAAACACTTCAATCACAGGCACTGGAAATCAATCAAGTGCTTCAGCCCATCTTCAAAGAAATAGGTGTTACCCTAGTCGATTTTAAATTAGAGTTCGGAAAAACAGCAAATGGTGAAATTCTACTTGCTGATGAAATTTCTCCCGACACTTGTAGATTGTGGGACGACAAAACAAATAACAAACTAGACAAAGATGTGTTTAGACGTAATTTAGGAAGCTTAACAGAAGTTTATGAAATAATACTTTCCCGCCTAGGAGGATTATCCAAATGA